The following are encoded together in the Pleurocapsa sp. FMAR1 genome:
- a CDS encoding class I SAM-dependent methyltransferase, which yields MAEDYKQKVIDSFNQRTTYDDEGDIHSKEAERLLAYMPPKSGQTILDLATGTGLVAIPAANKVAQGSVIGVDISSGMLAQAKKKIAAERIYNLELIEADVESINFQAEQFDTIFCSSAIVYFNDISAIVNKCYNWLKPRGCLAFNTPDRTSYLAEIKVKVCQDLFGINLPHLILPLWTSEKCRLLLQQSGFQNIEIESHQYNKYKLDKNYDSVRIEQEFYPKGNPLSNLSAEQKELLQAEYKKAVDQLIAEHGEWQVATNLYVKARRSAIARRMDK from the coding sequence ATGGCAGAAGATTATAAGCAAAAGGTAATTGATTCTTTTAATCAGCGAACCACATACGATGATGAAGGAGATATTCATTCAAAAGAAGCAGAGCGTTTATTAGCATATATGCCTCCCAAATCTGGACAGACTATTCTCGATCTTGCTACGGGGACAGGTTTGGTTGCAATTCCTGCTGCTAATAAAGTAGCTCAAGGCTCTGTGATTGGTGTTGATATATCATCAGGTATGTTAGCTCAAGCTAAAAAGAAAATTGCAGCCGAGAGAATATACAATTTGGAATTAATTGAAGCGGATGTAGAGTCAATTAATTTTCAAGCAGAACAGTTTGACACTATTTTCTGCTCTTCGGCAATTGTTTATTTTAACGATATTTCGGCAATTGTTAATAAGTGCTATAACTGGCTCAAGCCTAGAGGATGCCTTGCTTTTAACACTCCCGATCGAACATCTTACTTGGCAGAAATTAAAGTTAAAGTCTGTCAAGATTTATTTGGCATCAATTTACCTCATTTAATTCTACCTCTGTGGACTTCTGAAAAATGCCGTTTATTATTACAACAGTCTGGTTTTCAAAATATTGAGATTGAAAGTCACCAATACAACAAATATAAGCTTGACAAAAATTACGATTCTGTAAGGATTGAGCAAGAATTTTACCCCAAAGGTAATCCTTTATCAAATTTATCCGCAGAACAAAAAGAATTATTACAGGCTGAATACAAAAAAGCTGTTGACCAATTGATTGCAGAACATGGAGAGTGGCAAGTTGCTACAAATTTGTATGTTAAAGCACGCAGATCGGCGATCGCCCGTAGGATGGATAAATAA